A single genomic interval of Candidatus Zixiibacteriota bacterium harbors:
- the rlmN gene encoding 23S rRNA (adenine(2503)-C(2))-methyltransferase RlmN, with product MKKQNLIGQTITQMEKLMTDMGERSYRGRQLFTWLYSVRQYDFDLMTDLSKECRKRLAEKYEFTVPSVAHEDVSTDGTRKFLFDLNDGEQIETVLIPDPEADRCTVCVSSQVGCALGCRFCATATLGFTRNLSVGEILGQLIRLRDKFGEDAFTNVVFMGMGEPMMNLDNVLAAVGILSADAGMSHAAKKVTISTAGVIPAIRKLADSGSKARLAVSLNAATQEKRVQIMPVSRKYPLDELMKTLEYYTTKTGARVTFEYALFAGFNDTKEDIKAISRVVRGIPCKINLLAYNRVNNLPFERPSDEKLDWFARQLYPKVPAVTVRRSRGDDIAAACGQLAGRAKKAGESR from the coding sequence ATGAAAAAGCAAAACCTGATCGGACAAACGATCACACAGATGGAAAAGCTCATGACCGACATGGGCGAACGATCCTACCGCGGACGACAATTGTTTACCTGGCTCTATAGTGTCAGGCAGTACGATTTCGACCTAATGACCGACCTGTCGAAAGAGTGTCGCAAGAGGCTTGCTGAAAAATATGAGTTTACGGTTCCGTCAGTTGCTCATGAGGATGTCTCAACCGATGGCACCCGCAAGTTTCTGTTCGATCTCAATGACGGTGAGCAGATCGAAACTGTTCTCATCCCTGATCCGGAAGCGGACCGGTGTACAGTGTGCGTCTCATCGCAAGTTGGCTGCGCGCTCGGTTGTCGTTTTTGCGCAACCGCTACGCTGGGCTTCACGCGCAATCTGAGCGTGGGGGAGATACTGGGTCAGTTGATTCGACTGCGGGATAAGTTCGGCGAGGATGCTTTCACCAACGTCGTTTTTATGGGCATGGGTGAACCGATGATGAACCTGGATAACGTACTCGCCGCTGTCGGCATACTGTCTGCCGACGCCGGCATGTCTCATGCAGCCAAGAAGGTCACGATCTCTACCGCCGGTGTCATTCCGGCGATTCGCAAACTGGCCGACAGTGGAAGCAAAGCCAGGTTGGCCGTATCACTGAATGCCGCCACCCAGGAGAAGCGGGTACAGATTATGCCGGTGAGTCGCAAGTATCCGCTCGATGAACTCATGAAAACCCTGGAATACTACACGACCAAAACAGGGGCCAGAGTAACTTTTGAGTACGCCCTGTTTGCTGGATTCAACGATACCAAAGAGGATATCAAAGCGATCAGTCGCGTGGTGCGAGGAATTCCTTGCAAAATCAACCTGTTGGCGTATAATCGTGTTAACAATCTGCCGTTTGAACGACCGTCTGACGAAAAACTGGATTGGTTTGCACGGCAGTTATATCCCAAAGTGCCGGCCGTAACGGTGCGCAGGAGTCGAGGTGATGATATTGCCGCCGCCTGTGGCCAGTTGGCAGGTCGGGCAAAGAAGGCAGGAGAATCCAGATGA
- a CDS encoding ferritin family protein, which translates to MDIIKTAMQMELDGQAFYERGAAATEIPALKKVLLTLAEEEQKHFRIFRDMAQGNLSDAATSLGESSETPAVVRSVFQQMVDDGIESLGGDTVRALWEAALVIEEKSEAMYREAAANETDGERRRLLEKIADEEKNHIYLVDNMLSFAKDPSSFLASAQYKNFMSWEGH; encoded by the coding sequence ATGGACATAATCAAAACAGCCATGCAGATGGAACTCGACGGTCAGGCCTTCTACGAAAGAGGTGCCGCAGCAACTGAGATTCCGGCCCTGAAGAAAGTGCTGCTCACTCTGGCTGAGGAGGAGCAAAAGCACTTTCGGATTTTTCGGGATATGGCACAAGGGAATCTATCCGATGCTGCGACCAGTCTGGGCGAAAGTTCTGAAACACCTGCCGTGGTCCGGTCGGTCTTTCAGCAGATGGTAGATGATGGGATCGAGTCACTCGGTGGTGACACCGTCCGCGCCCTTTGGGAGGCGGCTCTTGTTATCGAGGAAAAATCAGAAGCCATGTACCGTGAAGCGGCCGCCAATGAAACGGACGGTGAACGCCGACGCTTGCTTGAGAAGATCGCCGACGAGGAGAAGAACCACATTTATCTGGTCGACAATATGCTTTCGTTCGCGAAAGACCCGTCGTCATTTCTTGCCTCGGCCCAGTATAAGAATTTCATGAGTTGGGAAGGGCACTAG
- a CDS encoding aminopeptidase translates to MKDRRNEILARQLLEYSVKIKPGEVLYLEIKGIETIELGKQIIRLATELGAVPFWYYNDESLIRQWVGRASDDQFKKQAELHMELMTRADAYIGLRGSNNPFDLADIDQAQMDKNNKLFYKPVHLEERVKRTRWVVLRYPNNAMAQLAETSQEKFEDFYFEVCCADYAAMSKAQDRLAALMDATDKVQLKGPGTDLSFSIKGIPFEKCDGERNIPDGEVYTAPVRDSINGTITYNTPSLYQGVVYNDISFTFENGKIVKATCSGDDKKLNKILDTDEGSRYVGEFAIGVNPFILHPMKDTLFDEKIAGSIHLTPGQCYDEAPNGNQSSIHWDLVLIQRADYGGGEIYFDDKLVRKDGVFTDAAMEKSFSAENLASAILDGPYEEA, encoded by the coding sequence ATGAAAGACAGACGTAACGAAATACTCGCCCGCCAATTGCTCGAATACTCGGTCAAAATCAAGCCGGGTGAAGTACTGTATTTGGAAATCAAGGGAATCGAGACGATAGAGCTGGGCAAGCAGATCATCCGCCTGGCTACGGAGCTTGGAGCCGTGCCGTTTTGGTATTACAACGATGAGTCGCTGATCCGTCAATGGGTCGGCAGAGCGTCTGACGATCAATTCAAGAAGCAGGCCGAGCTGCACATGGAGTTGATGACTCGGGCCGACGCCTATATCGGTCTGCGCGGGTCCAACAATCCTTTTGACCTTGCTGATATCGATCAAGCGCAGATGGATAAGAACAACAAGTTGTTCTACAAGCCGGTTCATCTGGAAGAACGTGTCAAGCGTACTCGGTGGGTGGTGCTTCGATATCCGAACAACGCTATGGCCCAACTGGCCGAAACATCCCAGGAGAAGTTCGAGGATTTCTATTTCGAAGTTTGCTGCGCCGACTACGCTGCCATGTCGAAAGCCCAGGACAGGTTGGCTGCCCTCATGGATGCCACCGACAAGGTGCAGCTAAAGGGTCCCGGAACAGACTTGAGTTTCTCCATCAAAGGCATTCCCTTTGAAAAGTGTGACGGTGAGCGGAATATCCCGGATGGTGAAGTCTACACCGCGCCGGTGCGTGATTCGATCAACGGCACCATCACTTACAACACGCCATCGTTGTACCAGGGAGTGGTCTACAACGACATCTCATTCACTTTCGAAAACGGCAAGATCGTCAAAGCCACCTGTTCGGGTGACGACAAGAAACTGAATAAGATTCTCGACACCGACGAGGGTAGCCGGTATGTCGGCGAGTTTGCAATAGGCGTCAATCCGTTTATTCTTCACCCCATGAAGGACACGCTGTTCGATGAGAAGATAGCCGGCTCGATTCATCTGACCCCCGGCCAATGTTACGATGAAGCTCCCAACGGCAACCAGTCGTCAATCCACTGGGACCTGGTGTTAATCCAACGGGCCGACTATGGCGGTGGTGAGATTTACTTTGATGACAAGCTGGTTCGCAAAGACGGCGTGTTTACCGATGCCGCCATGGAGAAAAGTTTCTCAGCCGAGAACCTCGCCTCGGCCATTCTTGACGGCCCGTATGAGGAGGCGTGA